In Caldicellulosiruptor morganii, the following proteins share a genomic window:
- the cas6 gene encoding CRISPR-associated endoribonuclease Cas6 has translation MRAKFIFEVQNSQEEYRELPVYYRTVFMAFLKKALSDYNSEYFRKLYWWEDKKNKWQKPFVYAVNLPNMNFLDDKVLFRGDIVLNLSTSDYEFFVNIYNGLISKNLYPYKLADHCVVKLKRSYLVKEPDQFDSTMTFKTFSPVLIEKKEGDDKIPVLPYEEGFEEILNDVIDFEIRNIRILRGQNRGLHKRISFKPKNIKKTVVKHKISEFEKNTGKEIMYLTGFSGIFELSGHPEDLKEIYQNGLGFRRAQGFGFIEVAR, from the coding sequence ATGAGAGCAAAGTTTATATTTGAAGTGCAAAACAGTCAAGAAGAGTACAGGGAGTTGCCGGTTTATTATAGAACAGTTTTTATGGCTTTTTTGAAAAAGGCACTGTCAGATTACAACAGCGAGTATTTTCGGAAGTTATACTGGTGGGAAGATAAGAAAAACAAGTGGCAAAAGCCTTTTGTATATGCAGTGAACCTGCCAAATATGAATTTTTTGGATGATAAGGTTTTATTCAGAGGCGATATAGTTTTGAATCTTTCAACTTCCGATTATGAGTTTTTTGTAAATATTTACAATGGGCTTATAAGCAAGAACCTGTATCCTTACAAACTGGCAGACCATTGCGTGGTCAAACTAAAAAGATCCTACCTTGTCAAAGAGCCTGATCAGTTTGATTCCACCATGACTTTCAAAACATTTTCACCGGTTTTAATTGAAAAAAAAGAAGGAGATGACAAAATACCGGTTTTGCCATATGAGGAGGGTTTTGAGGAGATTTTGAATGACGTGATTGATTTTGAGATCAGAAATATAAGAATTCTGAGGGGACAAAACCGCGGACTTCACAAAAGAATCAGTTTTAAGCCAAAAAATATAAAAAAGACTGTTGTAAAGCATAAGATTTCAGAGTTTGAGAAAAATACCGGCAAAGAGATTATGTATCTTACAGGTTTTTCGGGGATATTTGAACTATCAGGACATCCCGAGGATTTGAAAGAGATTTACCAGAATGGCCTTGGATTCAGGCGCGCTCAGGGCTTTGGCTTTATTGAGGTGGCGAGGTAA
- a CDS encoding sialate O-acetylesterase, producing MPLVLPKLLSDGMVLQRNSNIKIWGWANAGETVEVNFLGKSYTARPSDEGSWEVILPPMDAGGPYCMEIKCAHHTTVIKDILIGDVWVCSGQSNMVLPMERVIDLYPEELEDCNIPFIRQFTVPDRYHFKGPLKDLEGGCWEVLGKETILKFSAVGYFFAKALYKKYKIPIGLIKACVGGTPIEAWMSKEIAVQFIENPEELEKLKDDSFIESVKKEEEAKIKAWFDYLENNDIGLKNTPFPFFDENYIPSGWKPVNIPATWKQMGLDSTIGAVWFRKEVNIPSRVAGKPAKLYLGTIVDSDFTYVNGVLVGSTSYRYPPRKYNIPAGLLKEGKNTIVVRVISNDGNGEFVKGKEYKLFTEDYTQDLSGQWLCTVGARAKEPLPLQTFFQYKPTGLFNGMIAPLLNYSIKGIIWYQGESNTDNPEGYCEKLCAFVKDLRERWKNNFPFLYVQLANFMEPKPQPGDSNWARLREEQRRALLRLDNAGMAVAIDVGEWNDLHPSNKKAVGERLALLAQKIAYGEKDLVASGPLYRSMKIEGNRVILEFSDAGSGLCTKDGKMPKSFAIAGPDKNFVWANAKIYGSKVIVWNDSIQNPVYVRYAWADNPEGANLYNKEGLPASPFTTEEEL from the coding sequence ATGCCGCTTGTATTGCCGAAGCTTCTGAGCGATGGTATGGTACTTCAAAGAAACAGCAATATAAAAATCTGGGGATGGGCAAATGCAGGTGAAACTGTAGAGGTGAATTTCCTGGGCAAATCGTACACAGCAAGACCCTCCGATGAAGGCAGCTGGGAAGTCATTTTACCTCCCATGGATGCCGGCGGTCCATATTGCATGGAGATCAAATGCGCGCATCATACCACTGTTATAAAAGACATTTTAATTGGTGATGTGTGGGTTTGCTCGGGTCAGTCCAACATGGTACTGCCCATGGAAAGGGTTATTGACCTGTACCCTGAAGAGCTTGAAGACTGCAACATTCCATTTATCAGGCAGTTTACAGTCCCCGACAGATACCACTTTAAAGGTCCGCTCAAAGACTTAGAAGGGGGATGCTGGGAGGTTCTTGGCAAAGAAACCATACTGAAATTTTCAGCGGTGGGATATTTTTTTGCAAAAGCACTTTACAAAAAATATAAAATCCCCATAGGGCTGATTAAAGCATGTGTTGGCGGAACTCCAATTGAAGCATGGATGAGCAAAGAAATAGCAGTCCAGTTTATTGAAAATCCTGAAGAACTGGAAAAGCTCAAAGATGACAGCTTTATAGAATCTGTCAAAAAAGAAGAGGAAGCGAAAATAAAAGCATGGTTTGACTATCTGGAAAACAATGATATAGGGCTTAAAAATACTCCTTTCCCATTTTTTGATGAAAACTATATCCCATCCGGGTGGAAGCCAGTAAATATTCCAGCTACATGGAAGCAAATGGGCCTTGATTCAACAATAGGTGCTGTGTGGTTCAGAAAAGAAGTGAACATCCCCTCACGTGTAGCAGGAAAACCAGCCAAACTCTATCTCGGAACTATAGTTGATAGCGATTTTACGTATGTAAATGGAGTGCTGGTTGGTTCTACTTCATACCGATACCCGCCAAGGAAGTACAATATACCCGCAGGGCTTTTAAAAGAAGGGAAAAACACAATTGTTGTGAGGGTTATAAGCAACGACGGCAATGGTGAGTTTGTAAAAGGAAAAGAGTACAAGCTGTTTACAGAAGATTATACACAGGACCTCAGCGGACAGTGGCTGTGCACGGTCGGAGCACGTGCAAAAGAACCTCTGCCATTACAAACTTTCTTTCAATACAAACCTACAGGTCTTTTCAACGGAATGATTGCACCGCTTTTGAACTACAGCATAAAAGGCATAATATGGTATCAGGGAGAGTCCAATACTGACAATCCTGAGGGTTACTGTGAAAAACTTTGCGCTTTTGTAAAGGACCTGAGGGAAAGATGGAAGAACAACTTTCCGTTTCTGTATGTTCAGCTTGCAAACTTTATGGAACCAAAGCCACAGCCAGGTGACAGCAACTGGGCAAGGCTCAGAGAAGAGCAAAGAAGAGCACTTTTGCGTCTTGACAATGCAGGCATGGCAGTTGCAATTGATGTTGGCGAGTGGAACGACCTTCACCCGTCCAACAAAAAAGCTGTTGGTGAGCGGCTTGCTCTTCTTGCACAGAAAATTGCATACGGCGAAAAAGACCTGGTTGCATCAGGTCCTCTTTACAGGTCAATGAAAATTGAAGGAAACAGAGTCATACTGGAATTTTCTGATGCTGGAAGTGGCCTTTGCACAAAAGATGGCAAGATGCCGAAAAGCTTTGCAATAGCCGGTCCTGATAAAAATTTTGTATGGGCAAATGCTAAAATATATGGCAGCAAGGTGATTGTCTGGAATGATAGCATCCAAAACCCTGTTTATGTAAGATACGCCTGGGCAGACAATCCTGAAGGTGCCAATCTTTATAACAAAGAAGGGCTTCCAGCTTCACCTTTTACAACAGAAGAAGAACTTTAA
- a CDS encoding polysaccharide deacetylase family protein, producing the protein MYVSYLFPGGRSKAITLSYDDGQIFDRRLVSIFNEYKIRATFFLNSANLGRNIFIEPDEVSRLYQGHEVGVHTKTHPFLDSIPVEAAVEEIMEDRKALEKLVGYPVKGMSYPYGVYNEDIVKILPSLGIEYSRTVISTFSFNLPSTFLAWHPTCHHNQDLLDISKKFLESPYLQHLQLLYIWGHSFEFKRENNWHIIENFCKLVSKFDSVWFATNIEIVRYVKALKMLEFSADKEIVYNPSATSIWLLVDGNPVEVKGGQMVNLK; encoded by the coding sequence ATGTATGTTAGCTATCTGTTCCCCGGTGGCAGGTCAAAAGCAATTACACTCAGCTATGATGACGGTCAGATTTTTGATCGAAGGCTTGTCAGCATCTTCAATGAATACAAAATCAGGGCAACATTTTTCCTGAACTCGGCAAATCTTGGCAGGAATATATTCATTGAGCCCGACGAAGTGAGCCGGCTTTACCAGGGGCATGAGGTCGGCGTGCATACAAAAACCCATCCTTTTCTGGACTCCATTCCTGTTGAAGCTGCAGTTGAAGAGATCATGGAGGACAGAAAGGCTTTGGAGAAACTTGTAGGGTACCCTGTTAAAGGCATGTCATACCCTTATGGAGTTTACAATGAAGACATTGTAAAGATTCTGCCATCGCTCGGCATTGAATATTCAAGGACTGTGATTTCTACTTTCAGCTTCAACCTGCCATCAACCTTTCTGGCATGGCATCCAACCTGCCATCACAACCAGGATCTTCTTGATATATCAAAGAAATTCCTGGAAAGCCCCTACCTTCAGCATCTGCAGCTTCTGTACATATGGGGGCACAGTTTTGAATTTAAGCGTGAAAATAACTGGCATATCATTGAGAATTTCTGCAAACTGGTATCAAAATTCGACTCTGTCTGGTTTGCAACAAACATTGAAATTGTTCGATATGTTAAAGCTTTAAAAATGCTTGAGTTTTCGGCTGACAAAGAAATTGTCTATAACCCATCTGCAACTTCGATCTGGTTGCTTGTTGACGGCAATCCGGTTGAGGTTAAAGGCGGGCAAATGGTTAATTTGAAATAA
- a CDS encoding endo-1,4-beta-xylanase — translation MDKYQHRKGKAAVKIKTPDGQPLKNAKVEVKQTKHRFLFGCADFSVVPFVNNEFSDELREIVQMSFEKFVDLFNFATLPFYWGRFEPVRGKPDTQRLKNAAQWLKERGFVLKGHPLCWHTVTAPWLLELTNEQILDAQLGRIKREVSDFAGLIDMWDVINEVVIMPNFNKYDNGITRICRQYGRIGLVKMTFEAAKEANPKSILLINDYVVSDAYEILIEALLYAGVRFDVIGIQSHMHQGFWGVEKTQEVLERFSRFGIPLHFTEVTLISGKLMPPHIKDLNDYKPENWLSTPECEERQAMEAVLFYKMLFAHPLVEAITWWNFIDTFAWLGAPAGFVTKDGRIKPIYSALYNLIKKEWWTGTQELVTDQSGTLKVSGFMGEYEIAFKDKKASFTIDKPECTVEVTL, via the coding sequence ATGGATAAGTATCAGCACCGAAAAGGTAAAGCTGCTGTCAAAATCAAAACACCGGATGGTCAGCCTCTTAAAAATGCAAAAGTGGAAGTCAAACAAACAAAGCACAGGTTCCTGTTTGGCTGTGCGGACTTCTCAGTGGTTCCGTTTGTAAACAATGAATTTTCGGACGAGCTAAGAGAAATTGTTCAGATGTCGTTTGAAAAGTTTGTGGACCTCTTCAACTTTGCAACTCTTCCATTCTACTGGGGCAGGTTTGAACCTGTGCGCGGCAAGCCGGATACACAGCGACTCAAAAACGCAGCACAGTGGTTAAAAGAGCGCGGATTTGTATTAAAAGGACATCCTCTCTGCTGGCACACAGTCACAGCACCATGGCTTCTTGAACTTACCAATGAACAAATTTTGGATGCACAGCTTGGCAGAATAAAACGCGAAGTGAGTGATTTTGCCGGGCTTATTGACATGTGGGATGTGATAAATGAGGTTGTGATAATGCCAAACTTCAATAAATATGACAATGGAATCACCAGAATCTGCAGACAGTATGGCAGAATAGGGCTTGTCAAAATGACTTTTGAAGCAGCCAAAGAGGCAAATCCAAAAAGCATTCTGCTCATAAACGACTATGTGGTATCAGATGCATACGAAATACTCATAGAAGCTTTGCTTTATGCCGGTGTCAGGTTCGACGTTATCGGCATACAGTCGCACATGCATCAGGGTTTCTGGGGTGTTGAAAAGACACAGGAGGTGCTTGAAAGGTTTTCACGTTTTGGAATACCTTTGCATTTCACAGAAGTCACATTGATATCCGGAAAGCTTATGCCACCGCATATAAAGGACCTTAACGATTACAAACCGGAAAACTGGCTTTCAACTCCGGAATGCGAAGAGCGCCAGGCAATGGAAGCCGTGCTATTTTATAAGATGCTCTTTGCACATCCGCTTGTTGAAGCTATTACATGGTGGAATTTCATCGACACATTCGCATGGCTTGGTGCACCGGCTGGCTTTGTTACAAAAGATGGAAGAATCAAACCCATTTACAGTGCTCTTTACAATTTAATCAAAAAAGAATGGTGGACAGGCACACAGGAGCTTGTCACAGACCAGAGCGGAACTTTAAAAGTCAGTGGATTTATGGGTGAATATGAAATTGCATTCAAAGACAAAAAAGCCAGCTTTACTATTGACAAGCCTGAATGCACTGTTGAGGTAACCCTTTGA
- a CDS encoding RNA-guided endonuclease InsQ/TnpB family protein has product MYKTQKNHIRCDKKTYKILRKLCHFSKNLYNFALYNIRQHYFKTHEHLRYESVYHIAKGNENYMLLPSQVAQQTLISVDESFKSFLNLLKAKKEGKVKEKVLMPKYLPKDGMYQIVFPKDQSKVEDRKVRLSLGRSFSKEFGVRYLYFDLPKNIAEKKIKEVRIIPRYHGKWFEIEYVYEEKEQDCKLDRSRYLAIDLGLNNFAALTDTIGTAFLIEGRFLKSVNRWYNKEKARLQSVYSKQGIKYGSKLAQVSLKRQHIVDNFLNQAVNVVVKHCLENKIGIVVVGNMKEIKKGIELGKVNNQNFVGIPYKRFKRKLEAKCRLYGIEYVEVEESYTSQRCSRCGMVDKSNRKHRGLYVCKNCGNVLNADINGAINILLKVAGESAIKQIISSGCVNHPVRIRVA; this is encoded by the coding sequence GTGTACAAAACACAAAAAAATCATATAAGATGTGATAAGAAAACATACAAAATTTTGCGAAAGCTTTGTCACTTTTCAAAAAACCTGTACAACTTTGCTCTGTATAATATAAGACAGCATTACTTTAAAACCCATGAACACCTGCGATATGAAAGTGTATATCACATTGCAAAAGGCAACGAAAACTATATGCTTTTGCCATCACAGGTTGCACAGCAGACACTTATTTCGGTGGATGAATCTTTTAAATCTTTTTTGAACCTTTTAAAAGCCAAAAAGGAAGGAAAGGTAAAAGAGAAAGTTTTAATGCCAAAGTATCTGCCCAAGGATGGGATGTATCAGATAGTTTTCCCAAAAGACCAGTCCAAAGTAGAAGACAGAAAAGTGAGACTTAGTCTTGGCAGAAGTTTTTCAAAGGAGTTTGGGGTAAGATACTTATATTTTGATTTGCCAAAAAACATTGCAGAAAAAAAGATTAAGGAAGTCAGGATAATCCCGAGATACCATGGTAAATGGTTTGAGATTGAGTATGTGTATGAGGAAAAGGAGCAGGATTGTAAGCTTGACAGAAGCAGGTATTTGGCAATAGACTTAGGATTAAACAACTTTGCAGCGCTTACGGATACCATTGGGACTGCCTTTTTGATAGAAGGCAGGTTTTTAAAATCAGTCAACCGATGGTACAACAAGGAAAAAGCAAGACTGCAGAGTGTATACTCCAAACAGGGAATCAAATATGGCTCAAAACTTGCTCAAGTTTCTTTAAAAAGACAGCATATAGTTGATAACTTTTTAAATCAGGCTGTAAACGTTGTAGTTAAGCACTGTCTGGAAAATAAAATAGGAATAGTTGTTGTGGGTAATATGAAAGAGATAAAGAAGGGTATAGAGCTGGGGAAGGTGAACAATCAGAACTTTGTGGGAATACCATACAAGAGGTTTAAGAGAAAATTAGAAGCAAAGTGCAGGTTATATGGTATAGAGTATGTGGAGGTAGAAGAAAGCTACACCTCACAGAGGTGCAGCAGATGTGGGATGGTTGACAAGAGTAACAGAAAGCATAGGGGCTTGTATGTGTGCAAGAACTGTGGGAATGTATTGAATGCGGATATAAATGGGGCGATAAACATACTTTTAAAGGTAGCTGGTGAATCTGCGATAAAGCAGATAATCAGTAGTGGGTGTGTGAACCACCCTGTGAGAATAAGGGTAGCTTAA
- a CDS encoding alpha-amylase family glycosyl hydrolase: protein MGSLNLQKVLEILKQKAKKWDMKNDYRIPVLWDSFGYMGDEKKENPDRTLTVNPYNFISECIERCILPYADPDTDYLQTMAQIEIQKGDKEASQEGWIKKSSIYGMQIRTTSAWDHDGDRELKLENRFGLKDTGTFIKTIALLPLIKKMGFDTIYTLPITKNSTRYKKGEMGSPYAVKNFYELDPVLKDPMTEELSIKEEFAAFVEACHILGMRFVIDIIPRTSARDSDFILEHPDWFYWIRLSDAPKYRPPQLTLIKEFTKADESNIDIIYRDEAVKEHLKLFVDSPDKFAPEKWAEIKEACKRNPATDFFELIENNIGLTTAPAFSDCLNDPQPPWTDVTYLRLYLDHPVQSAKYVSQNQPPYILFDTIRANIFKGERPNSELWEMLSNIIVHYIKNFGVDGARIDMGHALPKELEDMIISKAKKADPHFCFIAEELTLSGDRKAKESGYDMIIGDLWAQVPRYYQGNLKKMIDKLLKVQLPVFAASEIPDSPRAASRLGGREFSRFSVVLNNFLPNAVFFLTSGQEVYEVQPMNLGLDPQKDGRFKLPKSDPFYGRLAFFDRFALHWTNDGAEDMIELISNISKIRNKFRSFIDANNFLKIPYNSKYIITFAYMNEAKGKEYLIVVANADNLREKKVELNLDRVKLNLSSEIEKIEVIFSLKDGKDCMLEGKKLICNLKPLDIKILLAR from the coding sequence ATGGGAAGCTTAAATCTTCAAAAAGTGCTTGAGATTCTAAAACAAAAAGCAAAAAAATGGGATATGAAAAATGATTACAGGATACCGGTGCTGTGGGATAGCTTTGGCTACATGGGAGATGAGAAGAAAGAAAATCCTGACAGAACCCTGACTGTAAACCCGTATAATTTTATTTCGGAGTGCATTGAAAGATGCATTCTGCCGTATGCAGATCCAGACACAGATTATTTGCAAACGATGGCACAAATTGAAATACAAAAAGGAGACAAAGAAGCTTCACAGGAGGGCTGGATTAAAAAAAGCAGCATTTACGGGATGCAAATCAGGACAACTTCAGCCTGGGACCATGATGGTGATAGAGAACTGAAGCTTGAAAATAGATTCGGGCTGAAGGACACAGGGACTTTTATAAAAACAATTGCACTTTTGCCTCTTATAAAGAAGATGGGCTTTGACACAATTTACACCCTGCCTATTACCAAAAACAGCACAAGGTACAAAAAGGGTGAGATGGGTTCGCCCTATGCAGTCAAGAACTTTTATGAGCTTGACCCTGTTTTAAAAGACCCAATGACAGAAGAGCTCTCAATAAAAGAGGAGTTTGCAGCTTTTGTTGAGGCATGTCACATACTTGGAATGAGGTTTGTAATAGACATAATTCCAAGAACATCTGCAAGGGATTCTGACTTCATTTTAGAACATCCTGACTGGTTCTACTGGATAAGATTATCGGATGCCCCGAAATATCGCCCGCCACAGCTTACACTTATCAAAGAGTTTACAAAAGCCGATGAGTCAAACATTGACATAATTTACAGGGATGAAGCAGTGAAAGAACATTTAAAGCTATTTGTTGATTCGCCGGACAAGTTTGCACCCGAAAAGTGGGCTGAGATAAAAGAAGCCTGCAAGAGAAATCCCGCCACAGACTTTTTTGAACTTATAGAAAACAATATAGGGCTTACAACTGCACCTGCGTTTTCTGATTGTTTGAACGACCCGCAGCCACCATGGACAGATGTTACCTATCTGAGGCTTTATCTTGACCATCCGGTGCAGTCTGCAAAGTATGTATCTCAAAATCAGCCACCCTATATACTGTTTGACACAATCAGAGCAAATATATTCAAAGGGGAAAGACCCAATTCAGAGCTCTGGGAGATGCTGTCGAACATAATAGTTCACTATATCAAAAACTTTGGTGTTGACGGTGCAAGGATTGACATGGGCCATGCACTGCCAAAAGAGCTTGAAGACATGATTATATCAAAGGCAAAAAAGGCAGACCCTCACTTTTGCTTTATAGCTGAAGAGCTTACTTTATCGGGGGACAGAAAGGCAAAAGAGTCGGGCTATGACATGATAATAGGTGATTTATGGGCACAGGTGCCAAGGTATTATCAGGGGAACCTCAAAAAAATGATTGATAAGCTTTTGAAGGTTCAACTTCCTGTTTTCGCTGCATCTGAGATTCCGGACAGCCCAAGGGCGGCATCAAGATTGGGTGGCAGGGAGTTTTCAAGATTTTCGGTTGTGCTGAATAACTTTCTGCCAAATGCAGTCTTCTTTTTGACATCCGGGCAGGAGGTTTATGAAGTCCAGCCAATGAACTTGGGGCTTGACCCGCAGAAAGATGGAAGGTTTAAATTGCCAAAGTCTGACCCGTTTTATGGCAGGCTTGCGTTTTTTGACAGGTTTGCTCTTCACTGGACAAATGACGGCGCAGAGGATATGATTGAGCTTATATCCAATATATCAAAGATAAGAAATAAATTCAGAAGTTTTATTGACGCAAATAATTTTCTTAAAATTCCTTACAACAGTAAATATATTATCACCTTTGCATACATGAATGAAGCAAAGGGCAAAGAATATTTGATTGTTGTTGCAAATGCTGATAATCTGAGGGAGAAAAAAGTGGAGTTGAATCTTGACAGAGTGAAGCTGAATCTATCATCTGAGATAGAAAAGATTGAAGTTATTTTCAGTTTAAAGGATGGGAAAGACTGCATGTTAGAAGGAAAAAAACTTATCTGCAACTTAAAGCCACTTGATATAAAGATCCTTCTTGCAAGGTAA
- a CDS encoding biotin transporter BioY, whose product MSNTKSAYTTRMIILSALFAAIVAVCAQISIPIGPVPFTLQVLAIFLSSLVLPPRYAFLSLLVYDLLGAVGIPVFANFSGGLSKFVGPTGGYLLAFPVAAFLTSYINQKKPIKNDIVNTAFALISGLVLIYTAGFLFLAAAAHLTLKKAFLVGVAPFIIPDIIKLAVAYLLASFLKSRKVLNIA is encoded by the coding sequence ATGTCGAACACAAAAAGCGCATACACAACAAGGATGATAATTCTATCTGCCTTATTTGCAGCAATTGTGGCTGTTTGTGCACAGATCTCAATTCCAATTGGTCCTGTGCCATTTACATTGCAGGTTCTGGCAATCTTCTTATCAAGCCTTGTTCTGCCACCAAGGTATGCATTTTTAAGTCTTTTAGTATATGACCTTCTGGGTGCTGTTGGCATCCCAGTGTTTGCAAACTTCTCGGGCGGGCTTTCAAAGTTTGTGGGACCAACAGGCGGATATCTTCTGGCATTCCCAGTTGCTGCATTTTTGACAAGCTACATTAATCAGAAAAAGCCTATCAAAAACGATATTGTAAACACAGCCTTTGCCCTTATTTCAGGGCTTGTTCTGATTTACACAGCCGGTTTTTTGTTTCTGGCAGCCGCAGCACACCTAACACTTAAAAAAGCATTCCTTGTGGGTGTTGCACCGTTTATAATCCCTGATATTATCAAGCTTGCAGTTGCGTATCTTTTAGCTTCCTTCTTAAAAAGTCGTAAAGTGCTGAATATCGCATAG
- the recD2 gene encoding SF1B family DNA helicase RecD2 produces the protein MLQDIKGMVSDIIYKNLENNYTVFEVLCDEEVFTAVGIVPDIAIGEKVKIYGEFYVHPVYGQQLKVSYLEKLLPETKDEIYMYLSSGVIKGIGKKTAKKIVDTFGDDTIRVLQQEPERLLSIRGMTPEKVERIKNMFAFQKFLKDIMTVFSQYGLSQNHAMRLFKLYGFSALGLLNENPYFLLDVFPELDFKKVDRMALDMGIGLEDARRIQAKIINILNTGSSSEGHTCLPREKLVLLVSKALEIEKEKTEEALLDLERVKRVVIDTIDGVEMVFLFGFYECEKFIADRIFSMLRTYEDIADIDEKISEFEKRNNIAFSNNQRKAIKMALTEGVSIITGGPGTGKTTIIKCIIDIFEQEGKKVFLCAPTGRAAKRMQAACQKEAKTIHRLLEMTVTDSQVVFQRGPGNPLRCDVIIVDETSMVDSFIMNYLLAATKDTTRLILVGDKDQLPSVGAGNILKDLIRSDVVPYVRLTEVYRQSENSFIVLNAHRINNGEFPHLQKDSDFYFIQKDSQQDILKTVVELVTKKLPSYLSADPLRDIQVLCPSKKGIVGMYNINRVLQQYLNPAGASKKEFVYKENTFRVGDRVMQVKNNYSLEYTVIEGDEKGRVSTGIFNGDIGVIKDIDRAEGVMEIVFDDDKLVFYDFSLLDDLELSYAMTVHKSQGSEFRCIVMPVVETYPILMTRNLLYTAVTRAKELVVLVGKKSALQYMIANQKEAMRYSALYDFLRRKLKDTQLQA, from the coding sequence ATGCTTCAGGATATAAAAGGAATGGTAAGTGATATTATTTACAAAAACCTTGAGAACAACTACACAGTGTTTGAAGTTCTCTGCGATGAAGAGGTTTTTACAGCTGTTGGAATTGTTCCGGATATTGCAATTGGCGAAAAGGTGAAGATATACGGAGAGTTTTATGTCCACCCTGTTTATGGGCAGCAGCTAAAAGTTTCATATCTTGAAAAGCTTTTGCCAGAGACGAAGGATGAGATTTACATGTATCTTTCATCCGGAGTGATAAAGGGCATAGGCAAAAAGACTGCAAAGAAGATTGTTGATACCTTTGGAGATGACACCATAAGAGTTTTGCAGCAGGAACCGGAGAGACTTCTTTCTATCCGTGGAATGACACCCGAAAAGGTTGAAAGAATAAAGAATATGTTTGCATTCCAGAAGTTTTTGAAAGACATTATGACAGTGTTTTCTCAGTACGGGCTATCGCAGAATCATGCTATGAGACTTTTTAAACTGTACGGGTTTTCGGCGCTCGGGCTTTTGAATGAAAATCCATATTTTCTGCTGGATGTATTTCCCGAGCTTGACTTTAAAAAGGTGGACAGAATGGCACTTGATATGGGCATTGGTCTGGAAGATGCAAGAAGAATTCAGGCAAAAATTATAAATATTTTGAACACAGGAAGCAGCAGCGAAGGGCATACATGCCTTCCCAGAGAAAAGCTTGTATTGCTTGTTTCAAAGGCACTTGAAATAGAAAAAGAAAAGACAGAAGAGGCACTTTTAGATCTTGAGAGAGTAAAAAGGGTTGTGATTGATACAATAGATGGAGTGGAGATGGTTTTTCTTTTTGGATTTTACGAATGTGAAAAATTCATTGCTGACAGGATATTCTCTATGCTGAGAACTTATGAGGATATTGCTGATATAGATGAAAAGATTTCTGAATTTGAAAAGAGAAACAACATAGCATTTTCGAACAACCAGAGAAAGGCAATAAAGATGGCTTTGACAGAAGGTGTGAGCATAATAACAGGTGGACCCGGCACAGGGAAAACCACAATTATAAAGTGTATAATTGACATATTTGAGCAGGAGGGTAAAAAGGTTTTTCTGTGCGCGCCAACAGGCAGGGCGGCAAAGAGGATGCAGGCTGCATGCCAGAAAGAGGCAAAGACCATCCACAGACTTCTGGAGATGACCGTCACAGATTCTCAGGTTGTGTTCCAGAGAGGACCGGGTAATCCCCTCAGGTGCGATGTTATCATAGTTGATGAGACAAGCATGGTTGATAGTTTCATCATGAACTATCTTCTTGCTGCCACAAAAGACACAACAAGGCTTATTCTTGTTGGTGACAAGGACCAGCTGCCTTCGGTTGGAGCAGGGAACATACTCAAAGACCTTATAAGAAGCGATGTTGTGCCGTATGTGAGGCTTACCGAGGTTTACAGGCAGAGTGAAAACAGCTTCATTGTTCTGAACGCTCACAGGATAAACAATGGCGAATTTCCTCACCTTCAGAAAGACAGTGATTTTTATTTCATCCAGAAAGATTCACAGCAGGACATACTGAAGACAGTTGTCGAGCTTGTGACAAAAAAGCTTCCATCTTACCTTTCAGCCGACCCCCTGAGAGATATTCAGGTTTTATGTCCGTCCAAAAAAGGGATTGTTGGTATGTACAATATAAACAGGGTGCTTCAGCAGTATTTAAATCCTGCCGGGGCTTCAAAAAAGGAGTTTGTCTATAAAGAGAACACATTCAGAGTTGGCGACAGGGTTATGCAGGTGAAGAACAACTACTCGCTTGAATATACAGTTATAGAAGGTGATGAGAAGGGCAGGGTCTCAACAGGAATATTTAACGGTGACATAGGGGTTATAAAAGACATTGACAGGGCAGAGGGTGTTATGGAGATTGTATTTGATGATGACAAGCTTGTGTTTTATGACTTTTCGCTTCTTGATGACTTAGAGCTTTCGTATGCCATGACTGTTCACAAATCGCAGGGCTCTGAGTTCAGGTGCATTGTAATGCCGGTTGTTGAGACCTACCCAATTTTGATGACAAGAAACCTTTTGTACACAGCAGTCACGCGCGCAAAAGAGCTTGTTGTGCTGGTGGGCAAAAAAAGCGCCCTGCAGTACATGATAGCAAACCAGAAAGAAGCTATGCGATATTCAGCACTTTACGACTTTTTAAGAAGGAAGCTAAAAGATACGCAACTGCAAGCTTGA